One Gossypium hirsutum isolate 1008001.06 chromosome A11, Gossypium_hirsutum_v2.1, whole genome shotgun sequence genomic window carries:
- the LOC107898760 gene encoding transcription factor bHLH61, translating into MELSQHGFLEELLAPRRDSWTTFSAGVTEFLPSGSWNFDSFDENPTLATSNLSLVAFSPPPPPDQTPSFECPFSDQPYPFVDGFTVRDMDSSYTNVNVVHPHTSPFPATQQDFPSMVDDEDQFGLLTTDHQQHSLEETKSSCKVEIEQTSNIQGFNMGDLLLGKKRAKTKKLEGQPSKNLMAERRRRKRLNDRLSMLRSIVPKISKMDRTSILGDTIDYMKELLERINKLQEEDTKEGIIINQQSLLKNLKEQKPDEVLVRNSPKFDVERRDTDTRIDICCATKPGLLLSTVSTLEALGLEIQQCVISCFNDFSMQASCSEVEEQRTLISSEDIKQALFRNAGYGGRCL; encoded by the exons ATGGAGCTCTCACAGCATGGTTTCCTGGAGGAGCTATTGGCTCCAAGAAGGGACAGTTGGACCACTTTTTCAGCTGGGGTGACTGAGTTCCTCCCTAGTGGCTCATGGAACTTTGATTCTTTTGATGAGAATCCAACTTTGGCTACATCAAATCTCTCCTTGGTTGCATTctctccaccaccaccacctgaTCAAACCCCCAGCTTTGAATGTCCTTTCAGTGATCAACCCTACCCTTTTGTTGATGGATTCACAGTGCGGGACATGGATTCTTCGTACACCAACGTCAATGTCGTCCACCCCCACACATCTCCTTTCCCAGCTACTCAACAAGACTTCCCATCCATggttgatgatgaagatcagtTTGGTCTTCTTACCACTGATCATCAACAACACAGCTTGGAAGAAACAAAGAGTAGCTGCAAAGTCGAGATTGAGCAAACCAGCAACATTCAGGGTTTCAACATGGGCGACTTGTTGTTAGGCAAGAAAAGGGCTAAGACAAAAAAGTTAGAAGGTCAGCCTTCAAAGAATTTAATGGCAGAGAGAAGGAGAAGGAAGCGACTGAATGACAGGCTTTCAATGCTGAGATCAATAGTCCCCAAGATCAGCAAG ATGGATAGAACATCTATACTTGGAGATACCATAGATTACATGAAAGAGCTTCTAGAAAGGATTAATAAGTTGCAGGAAGAAGATACAAAAGAGGGTATTATTATTAATCAACAGAGTTTATTGAAGAACCTGAAGGAGCAAAAGCCAGATGAAGTATTGGTGAGAAATTCCCCAAAG TTTGATGTAGAGAGGAGAGATACAGATACTCGAATCGATATCTGCTGTGCAACGAAACCAGGCTTGCTGTTATCTACAGTGAGCACATTGGAAGCACTAGGCCTTGAGATTCAACAGTGTGTTATAAGTTGCTTCAATGATTTTTCAATGCAAGCTTCTTGTTCAGag GTAGAAGAGCAGAGGACATTGATAAGCTCTGAAGACATAAAGCAAGCATTGTTCAGAAATGCAGGCTATGGAGGAAGATGTCTGTAG